In Verrucomicrobiota bacterium, one DNA window encodes the following:
- a CDS encoding histidinol-phosphate transaminase, translating to MQLEQGALSRANEWLDSLVCYVPGKPVEDVARDLGLDPGQIVKLASNENPLGPSPKAVEAMQAALPKAHFYPDGGAYHLRTAIAGRFGLDLENVVLGNGSNEIIEFLGHAFLQPGDNIVVARHAFSVYRIMAHLFGAETIEVDDPGFVADVDAMAAAVNARTKVIYLANPNNPTGTVVDEAQLDRLVSLVPDSVVIALDEAYYEFLSGPPDTLKYLRDRDNVILLRTFSKIQGLAALRIGFGLAHRRLIQLLHKTRQPFNVNAIAQAGALAGLQDDEHQARTREITDQGRAFLQEELARRGLEFVPSSANFILVRVGNGQDLFQRLLRRGMIIRAMNEYKLPDWIRVSIGTPEQNRRFIDDLDAVLAARRTG from the coding sequence ATGCAGCTTGAACAAGGGGCCCTCTCGAGGGCCAATGAATGGCTGGACAGCCTGGTATGTTACGTGCCCGGCAAGCCGGTCGAAGACGTCGCCCGGGACCTGGGGCTGGACCCGGGGCAGATCGTCAAACTCGCCTCCAACGAAAACCCGCTGGGACCGTCGCCGAAAGCAGTCGAGGCCATGCAGGCCGCGCTGCCCAAAGCCCATTTCTACCCGGATGGCGGCGCTTACCATTTACGTACGGCGATTGCCGGACGGTTCGGCCTGGACCTGGAAAATGTCGTCCTGGGCAACGGTTCAAACGAGATCATCGAATTTCTCGGGCACGCCTTTCTGCAGCCCGGTGACAACATCGTGGTCGCCCGTCACGCCTTCTCGGTTTACCGGATCATGGCGCATTTGTTTGGCGCGGAGACGATCGAGGTGGATGACCCCGGGTTCGTAGCCGACGTGGACGCGATGGCCGCCGCGGTGAATGCCCGAACCAAGGTCATTTACCTCGCGAATCCGAATAACCCCACCGGCACCGTGGTGGATGAAGCGCAGCTCGACCGGTTGGTGTCGCTCGTGCCTGATTCGGTGGTGATCGCCCTTGACGAGGCGTATTATGAATTCCTTTCCGGGCCGCCCGACACGCTGAAGTACCTCCGGGACCGCGATAACGTAATCCTGCTGCGTACGTTCTCCAAGATCCAGGGCCTGGCCGCTCTCCGCATCGGGTTCGGCCTGGCCCATCGCCGGCTTATCCAGCTTCTCCATAAGACGCGCCAGCCGTTCAACGTGAATGCGATCGCGCAAGCGGGCGCCCTGGCGGGTTTGCAGGATGACGAACACCAGGCGCGGACCCGGGAAATCACCGACCAGGGACGCGCTTTCCTGCAGGAAGAGCTTGCCCGCCGCGGGCTGGAGTTCGTGCCGAGTTCGGCCAATTTCATCCTGGTCAGGGTGGGCAACGGCCAGGACCTGTTTCAACGGCTCCTGCGGCGCGGCATGATCATCCGGGCGATGAATGAGTATAAATTGCCTGACTGGATCCGGGTCAGCATCGGCACCCCTGAACAGAACCGGCGGTTCATCGACGACCTTGACGCCGTGCTAGCCGCGCGACGTACCGGTTGA
- a CDS encoding GxxExxY protein encodes MEEDDDVLSRSPQRDPETYRILGAAFEAQRELGTGFLEPVYQEALAIELNLCGIPFEREKPIPVFYKGRQLGHPYRPDFLVAGRVVVELKALDAISNREVAEVLNYLRAARLEKALLLNFGTTQLQFRRLVRQQVTKNQDFSA; translated from the coding sequence ATGGAAGAAGATGACGACGTTCTCTCTCGATCGCCGCAACGGGATCCGGAGACGTACCGAATTCTCGGGGCGGCATTCGAAGCCCAAAGGGAGTTGGGGACCGGTTTCCTCGAGCCTGTTTACCAGGAGGCGCTTGCCATCGAGCTCAATTTGTGCGGAATACCGTTTGAACGGGAGAAACCAATCCCGGTTTTCTACAAAGGCAGGCAGCTAGGTCACCCCTATAGACCGGATTTCCTCGTAGCCGGTCGAGTGGTGGTGGAACTTAAAGCCCTTGATGCCATCAGTAATCGGGAAGTGGCCGAGGTGCTTAATTACTTGAGAGCAGCACGGTTGGAGAAAGCGCTGCTGCTGAACTTCGGAACCACGCAGTTGCAGTTTCGCCGTCTCGTGCGCCAGCAGGTGACCAAAAATCAGGATTTTTCTGCGTGA
- the mnmE gene encoding tRNA uridine-5-carboxymethylaminomethyl(34) synthesis GTPase MnmE, which yields MSDTIAAVGTPAGEGAIAILRVSGPESKRILDAVFKPRYGKAVTRPRHAYFGAIGDETGVLDHGVAIWYRAPASYTGEDVVELSCHGGLLVAQRILELLLRKGARLAEPGEFTRHAFLNGKMDLTQAEAVMDLIRAQTDLALRAANQQLNGNLGADLLELQDGLLTVLAHVEAYIDFPDEAIDPETAGALAGRVEEIRGRIDQLLASAEQGRILRHGLRTVIYGQPNVGKSSLLNLLLGFERAIVSELPGTTRDTIEEVINVQGIPVRLIDTAGARLTQDVLEQAGIDRTARELGDADLVLWVVDGSAPRPAGLAPPAQHYLLILNKSDLGSHPDWDRVPDAIRFSCRERRGTDALRKAIFGFFLHSGGASSSGEDFRIAISVRHQRCLTRARGALEEALTSFREENSPELTAVELREALDAIGEVVGKTDTEDLLGRIFSEFCIGK from the coding sequence TTGTCGGACACGATTGCGGCGGTGGGGACACCGGCGGGTGAAGGGGCGATTGCGATTTTGCGCGTTTCCGGACCGGAATCGAAGCGGATCCTGGACGCCGTTTTCAAGCCGCGGTACGGCAAGGCGGTGACGCGGCCGCGTCACGCTTACTTCGGTGCGATCGGGGACGAGACCGGCGTTCTGGACCATGGCGTCGCGATCTGGTACCGGGCGCCGGCAAGTTACACGGGTGAAGACGTGGTCGAACTCAGCTGTCACGGCGGTTTACTGGTCGCGCAGCGCATCCTTGAACTGCTGTTGAGGAAAGGCGCGCGGCTCGCTGAGCCCGGCGAGTTTACCCGGCACGCCTTCCTCAACGGGAAGATGGATCTGACTCAGGCCGAAGCCGTCATGGACCTGATCCGGGCCCAGACTGACCTTGCCCTGCGCGCCGCCAACCAGCAGCTCAACGGCAACCTGGGTGCCGATCTGCTCGAATTGCAGGACGGGCTGCTCACCGTCCTGGCGCACGTGGAGGCTTACATCGATTTTCCGGACGAGGCGATTGATCCGGAGACGGCCGGCGCCCTGGCCGGGCGCGTGGAGGAGATCCGGGGACGCATCGATCAGCTGCTCGCCAGCGCGGAACAAGGCCGGATTCTCCGGCACGGTTTGCGTACGGTGATCTACGGGCAGCCGAACGTCGGCAAGTCAAGTCTGCTCAATTTATTGCTCGGGTTCGAACGGGCGATCGTGAGCGAGCTGCCGGGTACTACGCGAGACACCATCGAGGAGGTGATCAATGTGCAAGGTATCCCGGTGCGCCTGATCGACACGGCCGGGGCTCGACTGACCCAGGACGTCCTTGAACAGGCCGGCATCGACCGTACCGCCCGTGAGCTCGGCGATGCCGACCTGGTGCTCTGGGTGGTGGACGGCAGCGCGCCCCGGCCGGCCGGCCTCGCCCCGCCGGCGCAACATTACTTGTTGATCCTGAACAAGTCCGATCTCGGCAGCCATCCGGATTGGGACCGGGTGCCGGACGCGATTCGCTTTTCCTGCCGGGAACGCCGGGGGACGGATGCCTTGAGAAAGGCCATCTTCGGCTTTTTCCTGCACAGCGGCGGCGCCAGCAGCAGCGGCGAAGATTTTCGCATCGCCATCAGCGTGCGCCACCAGCGCTGTCTAACCCGCGCGCGAGGCGCCCTGGAAGAGGCGCTGACGAGTTTCCGCGAGGAAAACTCTCCCGAGCTGACTGCGGTGGAGCTCCGCGAGGCCCTGGACGCCATCGGCGAGGTAGTCGGCAAGACTGACACGGAAGATCTGCTGGGCAGGATCTTCAGCGAATTTTGCATTGGAAAGTGA
- a CDS encoding quinone-dependent dihydroorotate dehydrogenase: protein MDWYQDILRPVFFCLDPEFAHDVSLRTLQFASRAPGLLRWWFTGSIAPRPRKVFGLTFPNPVGLAAGLDKNAAAIPAWAALGFGFAEVGTVTAEAQPGNPKPRLFRYPQHEALVNRMGFNNDGAGAIAGRIRAARGRPSWPGIPLGINIGKTKVVPLEQAAEDYLHSFRLLRDLGDYFVLNVSSPNTPGLRTLQERPALGALFRAVQAENPGKPMLVKIAPDLGFEQIEDVLALVQEHGLDGLIATNTTLNHQGLGSAQGESGGLSGRPLGGRSLEILRFLKARTSIPVISAGGIMDTADAQARFDEGADLIELYTGFIYGGPALVRRIVRRIR from the coding sequence GTGGATTGGTATCAGGACATCCTCCGGCCCGTTTTCTTCTGCCTTGATCCCGAGTTCGCGCACGATGTTAGCCTCCGGACGCTGCAATTTGCATCCCGGGCGCCGGGCTTGCTGCGATGGTGGTTTACCGGCAGCATCGCGCCCCGGCCTCGAAAGGTGTTCGGTCTAACCTTCCCTAACCCGGTGGGCCTTGCAGCCGGGCTCGATAAGAACGCTGCGGCCATTCCCGCCTGGGCCGCGCTCGGTTTCGGGTTTGCCGAGGTGGGAACCGTCACGGCGGAGGCCCAGCCCGGGAATCCGAAACCGCGGCTCTTCCGGTACCCTCAACATGAAGCTTTGGTGAACCGGATGGGATTCAACAACGACGGCGCGGGCGCCATCGCCGGCCGCATCCGCGCGGCACGGGGACGACCCTCCTGGCCCGGAATCCCGCTCGGCATCAACATCGGAAAAACCAAGGTCGTGCCGCTGGAGCAAGCAGCGGAAGATTACCTGCACTCCTTCAGGCTGCTCCGGGACCTGGGCGACTACTTCGTGCTGAACGTGAGCTCGCCGAATACGCCCGGGTTGCGAACCCTGCAGGAACGCCCGGCGCTCGGCGCCCTTTTCCGGGCCGTCCAGGCGGAGAATCCGGGCAAACCGATGCTGGTGAAGATCGCGCCGGACCTTGGTTTTGAGCAAATCGAGGATGTGCTCGCATTGGTGCAGGAACATGGATTGGACGGTTTGATCGCGACCAACACGACCCTCAATCACCAGGGGCTCGGCAGCGCCCAGGGAGAATCGGGAGGTTTGAGCGGGCGCCCGTTAGGCGGGCGTTCTTTGGAGATCCTGCGGTTTTTAAAGGCGCGCACGTCTATCCCGGTGATCTCTGCCGGCGGCATCATGGATACGGCCGACGCTCAGGCGAGGTTTGATGAAGGTGCGGACCTGATTGAACTCTATACCGGTTTTATCTACGGCGGACCGGCCCTGGTCCGGAGGATAGTCCGGCGCATTCGGTGA
- a CDS encoding RNA-binding protein, with amino-acid sequence MSAKLYVGNLSFATTELDLQDLFAQAGTVVDVKIIQDKLTGKSRGFGFVTMGSDEQASEAISKFNGFSLDNRPLTVNEARPPEARQDRFFQADASRGGGSKDSRRGRDRDFRRR; translated from the coding sequence ATGTCTGCTAAATTGTACGTAGGTAATCTTTCTTTCGCGACCACCGAGTTGGATCTGCAGGATTTGTTCGCTCAGGCTGGCACGGTCGTTGATGTAAAGATCATTCAGGATAAACTCACCGGCAAGTCGCGTGGGTTTGGGTTCGTTACGATGGGTTCCGATGAACAAGCCAGCGAAGCGATCAGTAAGTTCAACGGGTTCTCCCTCGATAATCGTCCCCTGACGGTAAACGAGGCGCGGCCGCCAGAAGCTCGCCAGGATCGGTTCTTCCAGGCTGACGCTTCGCGTGGCGGCGGGTCGAAGGATTCGCGCCGTGGACGTGACCGCGATTTTCGCCGTCGTTAA
- a CDS encoding OsmC family protein: MVTIEIEYQGQLHTQAVHGPSGTRLITDAPVDNGGKGESFSPTDLVATALGTCMVTVMGIFAARHEIDLRGTRVTVAKEMVQQPVRRIGTLHVDIHVPLPASHPHRSALENAARTCPVHQSLHPDVLISVAFHYRAETGAQAAPVLEPAVVS, encoded by the coding sequence ATGGTCACGATCGAGATTGAATACCAGGGCCAGCTTCACACCCAGGCCGTCCACGGTCCCTCCGGCACCCGATTAATCACTGACGCACCGGTCGACAACGGCGGCAAAGGCGAGTCGTTTTCGCCGACCGACCTGGTAGCCACGGCGCTCGGGACCTGTATGGTCACGGTCATGGGGATTTTCGCCGCCCGGCACGAGATCGACCTCCGCGGCACCCGGGTGACCGTCGCCAAGGAGATGGTTCAGCAGCCGGTACGCCGGATCGGCACCTTGCACGTCGATATCCATGTGCCGTTGCCGGCCTCCCATCCGCACCGGAGCGCCCTCGAAAACGCCGCCCGGACCTGCCCGGTGCACCAAAGCCTGCATCCCGACGTATTGATCTCCGTTGCATTCCATTACCGGGCCGAAACGGGCGCCCAGGCCGCTCCGGTGCTCGAGCCGGCCGTTGTTTCGTGA
- a CDS encoding TatD family hydrolase, which produces MLVDTHAHLDFPEFAGDLDAVLARAAENDVGRIISISTDLASTGRVLALAAQYRQVYATAGIHPNYVQIDQPDFAAELRQVASRPKIVAIGEIGLDYHYLPSRKEKEDIVRSALGAASLGSVELEIQDEALKAAQAAAFEQQLELAEELARPVVIHQRDAWDDTLAILRKHDVRAVFHCFSGNLAQAEEVLDLGHLVSFTGIVTFKNAAEVRRAAAELPLDKFMIETDAPFLAPVPFRGRRCEPAFVRSTAEAIAQARGISLEAVAEQTTATARAFFGLQDP; this is translated from the coding sequence ATGCTAGTCGACACACACGCGCACCTCGATTTTCCTGAGTTCGCCGGTGATCTCGACGCGGTGCTCGCCCGGGCAGCCGAGAACGACGTGGGCCGGATCATCTCGATCAGCACCGACCTGGCATCGACGGGTCGCGTCCTGGCGTTGGCGGCGCAGTACCGGCAAGTCTACGCCACCGCCGGAATCCACCCCAACTACGTACAAATCGATCAGCCGGATTTCGCCGCCGAACTGCGGCAAGTGGCGAGCCGGCCGAAAATCGTGGCCATCGGCGAGATCGGCCTTGATTACCATTACCTGCCGAGCCGCAAGGAAAAAGAGGACATCGTCCGCTCAGCCCTCGGCGCGGCTTCGCTCGGGTCGGTAGAACTCGAAATCCAGGATGAAGCGCTCAAGGCGGCGCAGGCAGCCGCGTTCGAACAACAGCTCGAACTGGCGGAAGAACTGGCCAGGCCGGTTGTGATCCATCAGCGTGACGCGTGGGACGACACGCTCGCCATCCTTCGGAAACATGATGTGCGCGCCGTCTTCCACTGCTTCAGCGGTAACCTTGCCCAGGCCGAGGAAGTGCTCGACCTGGGACACCTTGTTTCCTTTACCGGGATCGTCACCTTCAAGAATGCCGCGGAGGTCCGGCGGGCGGCAGCGGAGCTTCCCCTCGACAAATTCATGATCGAAACCGACGCCCCGTTCCTTGCGCCCGTCCCTTTCCGGGGAAGACGTTGCGAACCGGCGTTCGTACGGTCCACCGCTGAAGCCATCGCCCAGGCGCGCGGCATCAGCCTGGAAGCAGTGGCGGAGCAAACCACGGCCACCGCACGCGCCTTTTTCGGGTTACAGGACCCGTGA
- a CDS encoding ketoacyl-ACP synthase III: MRSSPLPPPPRRSSKPRRTVSIIGTGSYVPKRVMTNRELEQMVDTSDEWIRTRTGIAERRIAAPDESTSDMATEAALAAMEQAQVTADEIDLIIVATVTPDTAFPATACWVQKRLGAMRAACFDVSAACAGFLYALEIAQQFISTHVYNTVLIIGADKLSAITDWTDRNTCVLFGDGAGAAVLRNRPNSHGVISTYMGSDGTFTDILIMPGGGSRCPITPENLSKRLNTIKMAGKEVYKQAVTSMFTAANRALEDAGLKYEDIACVIPHQANFRIIEAIAERMRLPMDKFYVNLDRFGNTSAAAVAMALDEAHRNQRIKIGDYILLVVFGGGLTWASSVIQW; encoded by the coding sequence ATGAGAAGTTCACCACTACCACCGCCCCCACGTCGGTCCAGTAAGCCACGCCGCACAGTTTCCATCATCGGCACCGGAAGCTACGTGCCCAAGCGGGTCATGACCAACCGGGAGCTCGAGCAGATGGTGGACACTTCGGATGAGTGGATCCGAACCCGGACCGGGATCGCCGAACGGCGAATCGCGGCCCCGGACGAGAGCACCAGCGACATGGCGACCGAGGCCGCCCTTGCCGCCATGGAACAAGCCCAGGTCACCGCCGACGAAATTGACCTCATCATCGTCGCGACCGTGACGCCGGACACCGCCTTCCCCGCGACTGCCTGCTGGGTGCAGAAGAGACTCGGCGCGATGCGGGCCGCGTGCTTTGACGTTTCCGCCGCGTGCGCAGGGTTCCTGTACGCGCTGGAAATCGCCCAGCAGTTCATTTCCACCCACGTTTACAATACCGTCCTGATCATCGGCGCCGACAAACTCAGCGCGATCACCGATTGGACCGACCGCAACACCTGCGTCCTGTTCGGCGACGGCGCAGGCGCCGCCGTCCTGCGCAACCGGCCAAACTCTCACGGGGTGATCTCGACTTACATGGGCAGCGACGGCACCTTTACCGACATCCTGATCATGCCTGGAGGCGGCAGCCGTTGCCCGATCACGCCGGAAAACCTGTCGAAACGCCTTAACACCATCAAAATGGCCGGCAAAGAAGTCTACAAACAGGCTGTTACCTCGATGTTTACGGCCGCGAACCGCGCTTTGGAAGACGCCGGCCTCAAGTATGAGGATATCGCCTGCGTGATTCCCCACCAGGCGAATTTCCGGATCATCGAGGCCATTGCTGAACGGATGCGCCTGCCCATGGACAAGTTCTACGTGAACCTTGACCGCTTCGGAAACACGTCCGCGGCTGCCGTCGCCATGGCGCTGGACGAGGCGCATCGCAACCAGCGCATCAAAATCGGCGACTACATCCTCCTGGTGGTCTTCGGCGGCGGCCTGACGTGGGCCAGCTCCGTGATACAGTGGTGA